One Micromonas commoda chromosome 7, complete sequence genomic window carries:
- a CDS encoding predicted protein — MNQPSRAEKFVLPDGVRKLTFTRDTKVANAGTYVVQKEDHTLGNIVRMQLHRDPNVVFAGYQVPHPSDNRIVIKVHTNKNSSPMQAMTESVNCLSEEVSRL; from the exons ATGAACCAACCTTCCCGCGCGGAGAAGTTCGTCCTTCCCGACGGGGTCAGGAAGCTGACTTTCACCCGCGATACCAAGGTGGCCAACGCGGGCACCTACGTCGTGCAGAAGGAGGACCACACCCTGGGGAACATCGTGCGAAT GCAACTCCACCGAGATCCCAACGTCGTCTTCGCGGGCTACCAGGTCCCCCACCCTTCCGACAACCGCATCGTCATCAAG GTGCACACCAACAAAAACTCGTCTCCCATGCAGGCGATGACCGAATCCGTGAACTGCCTGTCCGAAGAGGTGAGCCGTTTG